A single genomic interval of Microbacterium oleivorans harbors:
- a CDS encoding SRPBCC family protein — protein MPSSFTLVTESAVPAPALFELSLDIDAHLSSMSGSAERAVGGVTTGAIGLGETVTWRAKHFGIWWTMTSEITALDRPQRFVDQQARGPFKSFIHEHRFEQLSNGSRMIDVVTVGSPIFGALAERLVLVPYLRRLIASRSAHLVECLS, from the coding sequence GTGCCTTCCTCCTTCACCCTCGTCACAGAAAGTGCGGTCCCCGCACCCGCTCTGTTCGAACTGTCGCTCGATATCGACGCGCATCTCTCCTCTATGTCCGGCTCTGCCGAGCGAGCGGTGGGGGGCGTGACCACCGGGGCGATCGGTCTCGGAGAAACGGTGACATGGCGCGCTAAACATTTCGGAATCTGGTGGACGATGACCTCGGAGATCACCGCGCTGGACCGGCCACAGCGGTTTGTGGATCAACAGGCGCGCGGCCCATTCAAGTCGTTCATCCACGAGCACAGGTTCGAGCAGCTGAGCAACGGATCGCGCATGATCGATGTCGTCACTGTGGGATCGCCGATCTTTGGAGCGCTTGCCGAACGCCTGGTGCTTGTTCCCTACCTCCGGCGCCTCATCGCCAGCCGCAGCGCACATCTCGTCGAGTGTCTCAGCTGA